A window of the Salvelinus fontinalis isolate EN_2023a chromosome 26, ASM2944872v1, whole genome shotgun sequence genome harbors these coding sequences:
- the LOC129823819 gene encoding divergent protein kinase domain 1A-like, whose protein sequence is MARRLFPRAWINKSLYFQARISFVRVKYLFLTWLTVFVGGWVIYVQYSNYTELCRGHECKNAICDKYRRGIIDGSACSSLCDKDTLYLGRCLSTSPNHQVYTGGWGDVDGVIRCRVGEVLHYELGEEPDPRRKAAVFDKPTRGTSVKKFREMVFNHFKSKLGEQANLASLVTKILTVADGNKDGHVSLPEARSAWALLQLDEVLLGLLLQDRGHTPRLLGFCGDLYVTERVPYGPLYGLSLPWSLEAWVPSEARRSMDQWFTPSWPRKAKISMGLLELVEDIFHGNYGSFLMCDLSADHFGYTDRHDLRLTDPRAIVSEDAFRRTMRALHCEKDDDCVLGPDCRTSCDMAQRRCREEVTQPNLAKACRVLRDYLLRGAPSELREGLERQLYACMALRGSAGQMDMEHSLILNNLKALLWRQISHTKDS, encoded by the exons ATGGCGAGGCGTCTGTTTCCACGTGCCTGGATAAATAAATCGTTATATTTCCAG GCTCGTATCTCCTTTGTGCGGGTGAAATAcctgttcctcacctggctgaCAGTGTTCGTGGGAGGCTGGGTGATCTACGTCCAGTATTCTAACTACACCGAGCTCTGCCGAGGACATGAGTGCAAGAACGCCATA TGTGATAAATACAGGAGGGGCATCATTGACGGCTCGGCCTGCAGCAGTCTGTGTGACAAAGACACCCTCTACCTGGGAAGATGTCTCTCTACCAGCCCCAACCACCAG GTTTATACAGGTGGTTGGGGTGATGTGGACGGGGTGATCCGCTGCCGGGTGGGGGAGGTGCTGCACTATGAGCTGGGAGAAGAGCCGGATCCCCGGAGGAAGGCTGCAGTCTTCGACAAACCCACCCGTGGCACGTCTGTGAAGAAGTTCAGAGAGATGGTCTTCAATCACTTCAAG TCAAAGCTGGGCGAGCAGGCCAACCTGGCCAGCCTGGTGACCAAGATCCTCACCGTCGCCGACGGCAACAAGGACGGGCACGTCTCCCTCCCTGAGGCCCGTTCAGCCTGGGCTCTTCTCCAGTTGGATGAGGTGCTGCTGGGCCTGCTCCTCCAGGACCGGGGCCACACCCCTCGGCTGCTGGGCTTCTGTGGGGACCTGTACGTGACCGAGAGGGTCCCCTACGGCCCCCTGTACGGTCTCAGCCTCCCCTGGTCCCTTGAGGCCTGGGTACCCAGTGAGGCCCGACGCAGCATGGACCAGTGGTTCACGCCCTCTTGGCCCCGCAAAGCCAAGATCTCCATGGGTCTCCTGGAGCTGGTGGAGGACATCTTCCACGGCAACTACGGCAGCTTCCTCATGTGCGACCTGAGCGCCGACCATTTCGGCTACACGGACCGTCACGACCTCCGCCTCACCGACCCCAGGGCCATCGTCTCTGAGGACGCGTTCCGGCGAACCATGCGTGCGCTGCACTGCGAGAAGGACGACGACTGTGTGCTGGGGCCGGACTGCCGGACATCGTGCGACATGGCTCAGAGACGATGCAGGGAGGAGGTGACCCAGCCCAACCTGGCCAAGGCATGCAGGGTGCTGAGGGACTACCTTCTGAGAGGGGCGCCGTCAGAGCTgagggaggggttagagaggcAGCTGTACGCCTGCATGGCCCTCAGAGGCTCGGCGGGACAGATGGACATGGAGCACTCCCTGATTCTGAACAACCTCAAGGCCCTGCTGTGGAGACAGATATCCCATACTAAAGACTCGTGA